One genomic segment of Desulfocapsa sulfexigens DSM 10523 includes these proteins:
- a CDS encoding glycosyltransferase, which yields MDSFKFLVGEREASGMNGKISILFVLGGLGTGGKERQLIELIHGLPRDRFVCHLFVKKHDASYLEKVKEALGSFYSLDQEKFHVLDFLTLGRHIDKIQPDIVCSWTNITSHFCLLARIFTKHPYRIVNCCIRNAPIQLSVVLKLERLLYSLYSCVVANSQAGLIAYGQEGKKGRYVLYNGFDLSRVPAYSQKRAREILGFEANTFIVVMVASLTLLKDHKTLLRTAREFRNKPADIQFLIVGDGRERNGLEKWTHDNGIESMVSFLGKRDDVELLFRAADISVLTSTAWFGEGISNSIIESMACGTPVIATDSPGTREVIVNNENGYIVNCGDYKSVADKIIELQGQPQLVHDIAKKAQEHIAEKFSIRQLIETFEHIVERCSR from the coding sequence ATGGATTCATTCAAGTTTCTGGTGGGTGAACGTGAGGCTTCGGGAATGAATGGTAAAATATCAATTCTTTTTGTTCTTGGAGGCCTTGGTACCGGTGGTAAAGAAAGGCAATTGATAGAATTGATTCATGGCCTTCCCCGTGATCGGTTTGTTTGTCACCTCTTTGTGAAGAAGCACGATGCTTCTTATCTTGAAAAGGTTAAGGAAGCTCTGGGTTCATTCTACTCTCTTGACCAAGAAAAGTTCCATGTTTTAGACTTTCTGACTCTAGGGAGGCATATTGATAAAATCCAACCAGATATCGTCTGCAGTTGGACCAATATCACAAGTCATTTCTGTCTATTGGCTCGTATCTTTACAAAACATCCCTATCGGATAGTTAACTGCTGTATACGGAATGCACCTATCCAATTGTCCGTAGTCCTTAAGTTAGAACGTTTGCTGTATTCATTGTATAGTTGTGTTGTTGCCAACTCACAGGCAGGGTTGATAGCCTATGGTCAAGAAGGGAAGAAGGGGCGGTATGTGTTGTATAACGGTTTTGACCTAAGCCGGGTGCCTGCATACTCTCAAAAGAGAGCCAGGGAAATACTAGGTTTTGAGGCGAATACATTTATTGTCGTCATGGTTGCTAGTCTCACCCTGTTGAAGGATCACAAGACACTTTTGAGAACAGCTCGCGAATTCCGGAACAAACCAGCCGATATTCAATTTCTCATTGTTGGTGACGGAAGAGAACGAAATGGTCTTGAAAAATGGACCCATGATAATGGAATTGAATCCATGGTTTCTTTTTTAGGGAAGAGGGATGACGTCGAATTACTTTTCAGAGCTGCGGACATATCCGTTCTTACCTCCACCGCATGGTTTGGTGAAGGGATATCCAACTCTATAATTGAATCCATGGCCTGTGGTACCCCGGTAATTGCAACTGATTCTCCAGGTACCAGAGAGGTGATCGTAAACAATGAAAATGGATATATAGTAAACTGTGGTGATTATAAGAGTGTCGCTGATAAGATTATCGAGTTACAAGGTCAGCCTCAGCTTGTACACGATATAGCTAAAAAGGCTCAGGAACACATTGCTGAAAAATTCAGTATCAGGCAATTGATCGAAACTTTTGAGCATATTGTTGAGAGATGTTCCCGGTAA